A window of Oryza glaberrima chromosome 2, OglaRS2, whole genome shotgun sequence genomic DNA:
CCGAACTCGCAGCTTTCTCTCTCCAGTAGAGGGCTTCTTCTTCATGTAGCAGCTGTTCCAATCACCTCCATCCTGAGAATAGTAATCCATTGGGTACTCCCCCCCAAAGTCCTTGTCAGCACAACCACCATTGCTGCAACCACAATCTGTGGAAGTTCCTGATCCTGAACAACAACCGGTGGCATCTCCACTGCCACATTCCCTACTCCCCTTCTCCCACCATCCAGGAACATAGCCCAGTGCAACATCAAACTCGAATGTCGTCAGCATTGGCTTCTTGAATCCTTCACCCCAGTCAATCGACAAACGTGGGCATGCAATCTGCACCCACGCATCCACCGAATCCCCAAACAGCTCCATCCTTGCCGGGGACAGCTCCGACATGAGCACTACTGTGTGTTCCAGCCCTTTCTCCTCCAAATGCTCCACCACCCTGTCGAGAACTTTTACGCTTCCCTGCCGCCCAAGGGTGCCTAGTATAACTCCCCAACTCTTGGCCTTCCTTGCTGCCAGcaccgcctccttcctcgcTTGCTTCATCCCGACATGGTCATACTCCTCCAGCACAAGCACACCCAGGAATGGATCAAAGCGGTAGGCCTTGACCCCGGGATTGGCAATCATGAATGCCTCGAGGTGGAATCTCCCGTCTGCGACGAACACCACCGCTCCGACCCCCTCGGACCTTTTCAGGGCAGGTGCTGTGCACCCAAGAACCTCACCGGCGGACAGCGGCTTTGCCTGTGGCACGACGATGCCCTGGTAACCATCGTGACTGAGGATCTCACGCGCCGCGTGAACTGCCGAAATGAACTGCACGgtgccggcgatggcgaggcgggGCGCATCGGCGGGGTCCGGGAAGGCGGCGCGGACAGCGTCGGCGAGGCGTTGGGCGTCGACACGGATCTCGACGAAGACGTAGAGcacggggaggagggaggaggtgaCGGGGACGAGGCAGGAATGGCCGTAGTGGACGagcacgtcggcggcgagcgccttGGCGGGGCGGTCGGCGAGGCAGCACGCGCCGTAGGTGGGATCGGCGAGGATGAGGACGTCGTTGGAGGGGTCCGGCTCGAGGAAGGGCGCGAGGAGGTGGGAAAgcgggagggagaagaggagcaAACCCTCCGGAAGctgcagcgcggcgcggcgggcgccggAGGAGCGGATGCGGTGCGCCGTCTTGGGGAGCTCGAAGTTGTACGCCGCCgggaggaggccggtggcggcggcggcgagggttggGTCGGAGAGGATGGAGGGCGGGATGGGCGTGTGGACGAAGCGCTTCGGGGGCGGCTTCCTCTTTGGTCCCTGCGCGGCGCCCGTGGCAAGTACCAGCGAGTCCGAGGTGGAGGTCTCgccggcgtccatggcggcggcggcggcggcggcggcggcgcgagggttTGCTTCTCcagaaggagagaagagagggtaTCAAAGGTTCACGAAATTAATTGGGCCGGACACGTGGGCAGAAAGCCCAGGAAGGCAAAAAGCCCACGCGGTCCGCGATCGCCGTCCGCTTCGCGCTGGGGCCCAATCCAACGGCCCATCGCTTTCGATCCAGGGAAAGTTGCGTGGCTAACCACACATCCACTCAGCCGAAAAAAGTGCAGGCCACGTGGAAGGGAGGCCAACTCCGCGGCCATTATCCATTCATCTCTCAGCcccaaaatttctcaaaattttccaaaaaagaattttaatttgattttacaATTTCTAGTCGACTTGTGAGCCGGGAGAAAAACGGAGGCCTCCAGTTTGCTTCATCGCCATTGGAGAGGAGAGCTCATCGGGTGCGGAGAAGGGGAGATCGATGGCGACGTGCTCCCGCCCACTCTTCGTccccgcttccgccgccgccgcctcgccgtcgccggccgcaaGCCGTCGGGGCGCTCCTCTCGTACGCCTGCACGCGGTAACTGCTCGCTCTCGCCCATCCTCCATCTCTGTCGCTcctgctatggccgctgctacttttttttttctttttgttcgtAAACATTTGGACGCGGAATTGCCGATCCGTGTAGTGTTTTTATGTGGATGGGTGCGAGTGTGCGACGTGGGAAGGAACTGGTTGTTTCGTGCTTCCGCTGTTTTTTGATTGATTACCTAGCTTGTAGTATGAGCGGGTGTGTGGAGGTTGCAGCCTGCAATTGCTGCTGGTCAAATTATGCCATCTAGATGCATATCTCGTTAGGTTGCAGTCATTTTCAGTGAGTGATTCATGGAGCAATAGGCGATTCTTCCATAAGTGGCTCCTAATTAGTACTACCTCTAGTCACAAATACAAGACGCTTCAGACAAATTAATCAACTAATGTCATATATAATCATCAACTATTTGCTTGCTTCAGATGGATATGATGTGCTTCTGCTTCACTCCCCAATCAACCTATAAGCTCTGCACCTTTTGCTTCTGTTTATGTTTATTCATTGTACCAGTCATCAGCAATTTAAGCCATTCTTTTTTCGTTCCTGAACTTTAGGTGGCAATTGTCTCGATATGGGAACCTCGTCGTCATCTGCGTGCTCACATGAGCCTCTGCTGTAAGGCAACGAGGAGGTCCAGTGGTGGTTTAACTACTGGACATCCTATCTCCGCATTGCCGCGGGCAATAAAGAGAATACTGTCAAGTTATCCCTCCCTGCTCACCAGCCTGGGTGGTAATCTTGCTCGAGGCTACAAGGCAGCCAAGCCCTTCCTGTCAATTGGCTTTGGCCGTGTGGTTTTGGGGATGGTGCTCGTCATGTCTGTATCTGCAGCCACCTATACAGCACCTTCATGTGAGTTCTCAGCTTTGGTTCAATATGTAGCTTTCATTCTTGCTCTATGTCCTACTTCTACTGACACTTGTGTCTAAAATTTGTTGTTGGATATCCAAGCATCGGCACTCACGGAGGAAAATTTGCTTTTTCTGGAGGCTTGGCGTGCAGTTGATCGTGCATATTACGACAAATCTTTCAATGGGCAGAGTTGGTTTAGATACCGTGAAAATGCTCTCCGCAATGAACCAATGAATACACGGGAAGAAacatgtatgatttttttaatgcttttctttctctttcttggTTAACATTTTCTATTGCCCTTCAATAATCTCTGTGacaaaaattacttttatgtGCCAAGCTGAAGCTTTAGGGTACTTCTGATACATCATAGATCATTTTATTTTGTGGAAAAAGTATAAACATGTCAAACAGTTATTAAGTAACGATTCAAAGTGCGCCTGTCAGTGAGGATATAAAGAGTTCTTCCAGAGGCTTTTTTCTATAAGGCTCCAAGTTTACATATTATATGGTGTTGAGTTCTGACAGACACTAGGCTGGTCGAGTTAGGTGGGCCAAGGCTGGAGGGGTCCAGCATCAAAATGGGCTAGGGAGTAGGTAGCACTTTAGgttaaaactaatttcagagATCAGAAAATCTAACTTAAATATGTCATAAATATGTGAGAAATGAGAACTTGTTTGAATTTTGATGCCGTTCAGTCAGTTTACTTGAGCACAACTGCATTTCAGATGCTgcaataaagaaaatgctttcAACATTGGATGACCCATTCACTCGTTTCTTGGAACCCGAGAAATTCAAGAGTTTGCGGGTATGAAACTCAGTCTTTGATTGTCAGAGAAATCATAGCTGTGTGTCATAAACCGCTTTTTAATTCATACCATTATCTTTTTTGAAGGAAGTCTGGCTCGCAAGGAACACTCACAGGTGTAGGTTTATCAATTAGCTACCCAATGGCGCTAAATGGATCTCCTTCAGGGCTTTCTGTTATGTCAGCAACCCCAGGAGGTCCTGCAGAAAATTCTGGTATTCTTCCTGGAGATGTAATATTGGCAATTGACAACAGAAGCACGGAAGATATGGATATATATGATGCAGCACAACGCTTACAGTAAGACCAACTACTAACTATCATGATCAGTGTCTGAACTGCATCTGAAGTGCGAAGTTGTCTGTCTTagattttccttctttttttttcttttttttttttgcattccaGTGCTACTTGAGTAAGTTATTCCCTTACATCTTTGCTAGGggtcctgaaggaagctcagtGGATTTGGATATTCGTAGTGGGTCCAATACCAGGCATGTTGTTCTGAAGTAAGTTCCTTCCCATGATCCCCTTGTAGATCTTGAAAGCAAACAGTTACTTTTACTTCATTGGTCATTGCATTGTTTGATTTATCATAGGCGACAAACTGTCACTTTAAATCCGGTAAGGTCGAGGATGTGTGAGATTCCAGGTGCAAAAGACAATTCAAAGGTTGGTTACATTAAATTGACAACTTTCAACCAAAACGCCGCAGGTTAGT
This region includes:
- the LOC127764704 gene encoding carboxyl-terminal-processing peptidase 2, chloroplastic isoform X1 translates to MATCSRPLFVPASAAAASPSPAASRRGAPLVRLHAVAIVSIWEPRRHLRAHMSLCCKATRRSSGGLTTGHPISALPRAIKRILSSYPSLLTSLGGNLARGYKAAKPFLSIGFGRVVLGMVLVMSVSAATYTAPSSSALTEENLLFLEAWRAVDRAYYDKSFNGQSWFRYRENALRNEPMNTREETYAAIKKMLSTLDDPFTRFLEPEKFKSLRSGSQGTLTGVGLSISYPMALNGSPSGLSVMSATPGGPAENSGILPGDVILAIDNRSTEDMDIYDAAQRLQGPEGSSVDLDIRSGSNTRHVVLKRQTVTLNPVRSRMCEIPGAKDNSKVGYIKLTTFNQNAAGSVKEALQKLRENNVKSFVLDLRNNSGGLFPEGIEIAKIWMDKGVIVYICDSQGVRDIYEADGISTVAASEPLVVLVNKGTASASEILAGALKDNKRAVIYGEPTYGKGKIQSVFALSDGSGLAVTVARYETPAHTDIDKVGVIPDRPLPASFPTDEDGFCSCLRDSNSACNLNAAQLFTR
- the LOC127764705 gene encoding uncharacterized protein LOC127764705, which gives rise to MDAGETSTSDSLVLATGAAQGPKRKPPPKRFVHTPIPPSILSDPTLAAAATGLLPAAYNFELPKTAHRIRSSGARRAALQLPEGLLLFSLPLSHLLAPFLEPDPSNDVLILADPTYGACCLADRPAKALAADVLVHYGHSCLVPVTSSLLPVLYVFVEIRVDAQRLADAVRAAFPDPADAPRLAIAGTVQFISAVHAAREILSHDGYQGIVVPQAKPLSAGEVLGCTAPALKRSEGVGAVVFVADGRFHLEAFMIANPGVKAYRFDPFLGVLVLEEYDHVGMKQARKEAVLAARKAKSWGVILGTLGRQGSVKVLDRVVEHLEEKGLEHTVVLMSELSPARMELFGDSVDAWVQIACPRLSIDWGEGFKKPMLTTFEFDVALGYVPGWWEKGSRECGSGDATGCCSGSGTSTDCGCSNGGCADKDFGGEYPMDYYSQDGGDWNSCYMKKKPSTGERKLRVRIGSKVQVEDKQQS
- the LOC127764704 gene encoding carboxyl-terminal-processing peptidase 2, chloroplastic isoform X3, which gives rise to MATCSRPLFVPASAAAASPSPAASRRGAPLVRLHAVAIVSIWEPRRHLRAHMSLCCKATRRSSGGLTTGHPISALPRAIKRILSSYPSLLTSLGGNLARGYKAAKPFLSIGFGRVVLGMVLVMSVSAATYTAPSSSALTEENLLFLEAWRAVDRAYYDKSFNGQSWFRYRENALRNEPMNTREETYAAIKKMLSTLDDPFTRFLEPEKFKSLRSGSQGTLTGVGLSISYPMALNGSPSGLSVMSATPGGPAENSGILPGDVILAIDNRSTEDMDIYDAAQRLQGPEGSSVDLDIRSGSNTRHVVLKRQTVTLNPVRSRMCEIPGAKDNSKVGYIKLTTFNQNAAGSVKEALQKLRENNVKSFVLDLRNNSGGLFPEGIEIAKIWMDKGVIVYICDSQGVRDIYEADGISTVAASEPLVVLDVTF
- the LOC127764704 gene encoding carboxyl-terminal-processing peptidase 2, chloroplastic isoform X2, which gives rise to MATCSRPLFVPASAAAASPSPAASRRGAPLVRLHAVAIVSIWEPRRHLRAHMSLCCKATRRSSGGLTTGHPISALPRAIKRILSSYPSLLTSLGGNLARGYKAAKPFLSIGFGRVVLGMVLVMSVSAATYTAPSSSALTEENLLFLEAWRAVDRAYYDKSFNGQSWFRYRENALRNEPMNTREETYAAIKKMLSTLDDPFTRFLEPEKFKSLRSGSQGTLTGVGLSISYPMALNGSPSGLSVMSATPGGPAENSGILPGDVILAIDNRSTEDMDIYDAAQRLQGPEGSSVDLDIRSGSNTRHVVLKRQTVTLNPVRSRMCEIPGAKDNSKVGYIKLTTFNQNAAGSVKEALQKLRENNVKSFVLDLRNNSGGLFPEGIEIAKIWMDKGVIVYICDSQGVRDIYEADGISTVAASEPLVVLVCSVTAQLDNGR